The Amycolatopsis mongoliensis genome includes a window with the following:
- a CDS encoding dihydrodipicolinate synthase family protein produces the protein MPRAEVLSATPTLFRDDGALDEAANTALLTWLHGRVDGVFVAGTTGEFPALDRAERRTLAALALAVFGPDRTIVHVGAASTREAIALTADALAAGATRLAVITPYYLPADAEAVRRHFAAVGEAAGDADLYGYLFPDRTGVTLSPEQFAATGLRGGKLSGAAAARLADFRAALPDARFWSGADTEVAAVARAGGAGVVSGLSSAFPEPFTDLAAAVEAGDTAAERAAQARADEVLAALGGTVEGIKEALRQRGIGNGRLRMPAPAPHVERIATVTG, from the coding sequence ATGCCGCGCGCTGAGGTCCTGTCCGCCACGCCCACCTTGTTCCGCGACGACGGCGCGCTCGACGAAGCCGCCAACACCGCGTTGCTGACCTGGCTGCACGGCCGCGTCGACGGCGTCTTCGTCGCCGGGACGACCGGCGAGTTCCCGGCGCTCGACCGCGCCGAGCGCCGGACGCTCGCCGCGCTCGCGCTCGCGGTGTTCGGCCCGGACCGCACGATCGTGCACGTCGGCGCGGCGAGCACCCGCGAAGCGATCGCCCTGACCGCGGACGCCCTCGCCGCGGGGGCCACGCGCCTGGCCGTGATCACGCCGTACTACCTGCCCGCCGACGCCGAGGCCGTCCGGCGGCACTTCGCGGCCGTAGGCGAGGCCGCCGGGGACGCCGACCTTTACGGCTACCTCTTCCCGGACCGCACGGGCGTCACGCTCTCCCCGGAGCAGTTCGCGGCGACGGGCCTGCGCGGCGGCAAGCTGTCCGGCGCCGCGGCGGCCCGGCTCGCCGACTTCCGGGCGGCCCTGCCGGACGCGCGGTTCTGGTCGGGCGCCGACACCGAGGTGGCCGCGGTCGCCCGGGCCGGCGGGGCGGGCGTCGTGTCCGGCCTGTCGTCGGCGTTCCCGGAACCCTTCACCGACCTGGCGGCCGCGGTCGAGGCGGGGGACACCGCGGCCGAGCGGGCGGCCCAGGCCCGGGCCGACGAGGTCCTCGCCGCACTGGGCGGCACCGTCGAAGGGATCAAGGAGGCGCTGCGGCAGCGGGGCATCGGCAACGGCCGGCTGCGGATGCCGGCGCCCGCGCCGCACGTCGAGCGGATCGCGACGGTGACCGGCTGA
- a CDS encoding DUF998 domain-containing protein, which produces MLSPSPVRPSLRARLLVPGALTAFAGAVVLLAVLHLDRRLAPLDPVSSMLSDYALSPGRWMWDGALLLTSTGSALLLVALYRRGLLANPALVAAKALWCVSLLAVAVFAKDPQGGAITATGKIHLYASAVTCLSLPVVGWALGRRHRDDPRWRRFATWSRRLALAAIPFYLPFIVPFAVNVVLGGHLPTVATGLVERLMMVLEIALLAVLGQWAHRAMRAGVPFRAA; this is translated from the coding sequence ATGCTGTCCCCTTCGCCCGTCCGTCCCTCGCTCCGTGCCCGCCTGCTCGTGCCGGGGGCGCTGACCGCCTTCGCCGGCGCCGTCGTCCTGCTGGCCGTGCTGCACCTCGACCGGCGGCTCGCACCGCTCGACCCGGTCAGCTCGATGCTCAGCGACTACGCGCTGAGCCCGGGCCGCTGGATGTGGGACGGCGCGTTGCTGCTCACCAGCACCGGCTCGGCGCTGCTGCTGGTCGCGCTCTACCGCCGCGGCCTGCTGGCCAACCCGGCGCTGGTGGCGGCGAAGGCGTTGTGGTGCGTCAGCCTGCTCGCGGTCGCCGTCTTCGCGAAGGATCCGCAGGGTGGCGCCATCACCGCCACCGGCAAGATCCACCTGTACGCCTCGGCCGTGACGTGCCTCAGCCTGCCGGTCGTCGGCTGGGCGCTGGGCCGCCGGCACCGCGACGACCCGCGCTGGCGCCGCTTCGCCACCTGGTCGCGGCGGCTGGCGCTCGCCGCGATCCCGTTCTACCTGCCGTTCATCGTGCCGTTCGCGGTGAACGTCGTCCTCGGCGGCCACCTGCCGACGGTCGCGACCGGCCTGGTGGAGCGCTTGATGATGGTCCTGGAGATCGCGCTGCTCGCGGTGCTCGGCCAGTGGGCCCACCGGGCGATGCGCGCGGGAGTTCCCTTCCGGGCGGCCTGA
- a CDS encoding flavin-containing monooxygenase, with protein MTEHVEVLIVGAGLSGVGAAHHLRTAFPRKTYAILEARDAIGGTWDLFRYPGVRSDSDMQTLGYRFRPWTSEKAIADGPSILKYVRDTAAEAGIDRHIRFGHKVIRAEWSTEDAQWTVEATHDGEPVRFTAKFLYLCSGYYDYAGGHTPEFPGIENFGGTVVHPQHWPEDLDYTGKKVVVIGSGATAVTLVPAMTDRAGHVTMLQRSPTYILSLPSEDALANRLRSLLGPKLAYPIARWKNVAVSTLIYQLSRRRPGFVKALIRKAAMKQLPPGYAVDTHFKPRYQPWDQRLCLVPDGDLFRSIKRGDASIVTDRIASFTKDGIRLESGDELAADVVVTATGLRLLAFGGIDLVVDGDPVKLPETMAYKGMMLSGVPNFAFTIGYTNASWTLKADLVGEYVVRLLRHLDRHGYDQCVPVNDDPAVTERPLLDFDAGYVLRSIDEFPKAGSRAPWTLGMSYAHDVVKLRHGKIDDGALRFSRRKTGAGRLSA; from the coding sequence ATGACCGAGCACGTCGAGGTCCTGATCGTCGGCGCCGGGCTGTCCGGCGTCGGCGCGGCCCACCACCTGCGGACGGCGTTCCCGCGCAAGACGTACGCGATCCTCGAAGCCCGCGACGCCATCGGCGGCACGTGGGACCTGTTCCGCTACCCGGGTGTGCGGTCCGATTCGGACATGCAGACCCTCGGCTACCGGTTCCGGCCGTGGACCAGCGAGAAGGCCATCGCCGACGGCCCGTCGATCCTGAAGTACGTCCGCGACACCGCGGCCGAAGCCGGGATCGACCGGCACATCCGGTTCGGGCACAAGGTGATCCGCGCCGAGTGGTCCACAGAGGACGCGCAGTGGACGGTCGAGGCGACCCACGACGGCGAGCCCGTCCGGTTCACCGCGAAGTTCCTCTACCTGTGCAGCGGCTACTACGACTACGCGGGCGGCCACACACCGGAGTTCCCCGGCATCGAGAACTTCGGCGGCACGGTCGTGCACCCGCAGCACTGGCCCGAAGACCTCGACTACACCGGCAAGAAGGTCGTCGTGATCGGCAGCGGCGCGACGGCCGTGACGCTGGTGCCGGCGATGACCGACCGCGCCGGGCACGTGACGATGCTGCAGCGCTCCCCCACCTACATCCTTTCGCTGCCGTCGGAGGACGCCCTGGCCAACCGGCTGCGGAGCCTGCTCGGCCCGAAGCTCGCGTACCCGATCGCGCGCTGGAAGAACGTCGCCGTGAGCACGCTGATCTACCAGCTCAGCCGCCGCCGTCCGGGCTTCGTCAAGGCGCTGATCCGCAAGGCCGCGATGAAGCAGCTGCCCCCGGGTTACGCCGTCGACACCCACTTCAAGCCGCGCTACCAGCCGTGGGACCAGCGGCTGTGCCTGGTGCCGGACGGCGACCTGTTCCGCTCGATCAAGCGCGGGGACGCCTCCATCGTCACCGACCGGATCGCGTCGTTCACGAAGGACGGGATCCGGCTGGAGTCCGGGGACGAGCTGGCGGCGGACGTCGTCGTCACCGCGACCGGGCTGCGGCTGCTGGCCTTCGGCGGCATCGACCTGGTCGTCGACGGCGACCCCGTCAAGCTGCCGGAAACCATGGCGTACAAGGGGATGATGCTCAGCGGCGTGCCGAACTTCGCGTTCACGATCGGCTACACCAACGCGTCCTGGACGCTCAAGGCCGACCTCGTCGGCGAGTACGTCGTCCGTCTGTTGCGCCACCTCGACCGGCACGGCTACGACCAGTGCGTGCCGGTCAACGACGACCCGGCGGTCACCGAACGCCCGCTGCTCGACTTCGACGCGGGGTACGTGCTGCGGTCGATCGACGAGTTCCCGAAGGCCGGCTCACGGGCGCCGTGGACGCTCGGCATGAGCTACGCGCACGACGTCGTCAAGCTCCGGCACGGCAAGATCGACGACGGCGCGCTCCGCTTCTCGCGGCGGAAGACGGGAGCGGGCAGACTGAGCGCATGA
- a CDS encoding Fur family transcriptional regulator — MSDVTTTLRAAGLRVTAPRRAVLTWLAAHPHSTVDEIGTGVRSVLGSVSTQAVYDVLGACAEADLIRRIELPGHPARFERRAGDNHHHVVCRRCGRTEDVDCVVGAAPCLTPGDAHGFLIDEAEVVFWGLCPGCRRTPSRKEASP, encoded by the coding sequence ATGAGCGATGTGACCACCACGCTGCGGGCCGCCGGCCTGCGCGTCACCGCGCCCCGGCGGGCGGTGCTCACGTGGCTGGCCGCGCATCCTCATTCCACAGTGGACGAAATCGGCACCGGGGTCCGCTCGGTGCTGGGATCCGTGTCCACCCAGGCGGTCTACGACGTCCTGGGCGCGTGCGCGGAGGCCGACCTGATCCGGCGGATCGAGCTGCCGGGACACCCGGCCCGGTTCGAACGGCGGGCCGGGGACAACCACCACCACGTCGTGTGCCGCCGCTGCGGGCGGACGGAGGACGTCGACTGCGTGGTCGGCGCGGCCCCGTGCCTGACCCCGGGCGACGCACACGGCTTCCTGATCGACGAAGCGGAAGTGGTGTTCTGGGGCCTCTGCCCCGGCTGCCGCCGCACCCCTTCCAGGAAAGAGGCATCACCGTGA
- a CDS encoding NAD(+)/NADH kinase: MHSAGLVLHPRRDSAAAVEAVLGWAGNRNIEILGIADEIVRLNCAAIGVTPEELGRRSDLVVSLGGDGTMLRAMRLADGQRAPVLGVNLGKLGFLAEVDVPDLPGALSAIDDHQFTVEPRLAVDAVLEGRRITAFNDIAVVRVPGEGSAVVAVRVGGQPFVSYSADAVVVATPTGSTAYSFSAGGPITSPAVEALLVTPAAPHSAYSRGVVLSVHDEVTLELLPTSGRLAVEVDGQVAGYVSPGDRLDLRGRPSAARVVRLGMTTFYQRARRKLRLTDSAEIPQDGEH, translated from the coding sequence ATGCACTCCGCGGGACTCGTGCTGCACCCCCGCCGCGACTCGGCGGCCGCCGTCGAAGCCGTGCTCGGCTGGGCGGGCAACCGGAACATCGAGATCCTCGGCATCGCCGACGAGATCGTCCGCCTGAACTGCGCGGCGATCGGGGTGACGCCCGAGGAGCTCGGCCGGCGGTCCGACCTGGTGGTCAGCCTGGGCGGGGACGGCACGATGCTGCGGGCCATGCGGCTGGCCGACGGGCAGCGCGCGCCGGTGCTCGGGGTGAACCTCGGCAAGCTGGGCTTCCTCGCCGAGGTCGACGTCCCCGACCTGCCCGGCGCGCTCTCGGCGATCGACGACCACCAGTTCACGGTCGAGCCGCGGCTGGCCGTGGACGCCGTCCTGGAGGGGCGCCGGATCACGGCGTTCAACGACATCGCGGTGGTGCGCGTGCCGGGCGAAGGCAGCGCGGTGGTCGCGGTCCGCGTCGGCGGGCAGCCGTTCGTGAGCTACTCGGCGGACGCGGTGGTCGTGGCCACCCCGACCGGCTCGACGGCGTACAGCTTCTCCGCCGGCGGCCCGATCACCAGCCCGGCGGTGGAGGCGCTGCTGGTCACGCCCGCGGCGCCGCACTCGGCGTACAGCCGGGGCGTGGTGCTGTCGGTGCACGACGAGGTGACGCTGGAGCTGCTGCCGACCAGCGGCAGGCTCGCGGTGGAGGTCGACGGCCAGGTGGCGGGCTACGTCTCCCCCGGCGACCGCCTCGACCTGCGGGGCCGCCCGAGCGCGGCGCGGGTGGTCCGGCTCGGGATGACGACGTTCTACCAGCGGGCGCGGCGCAAGCTCCGGCTCACGGACTCGGCGGAGATCCCGCAGGACGGCGAGCACTGA
- a CDS encoding alpha/beta fold hydrolase, producing MTEEIADAGRGISLAYERIGDRGAEPLLLVAGLGQQLHSWPDAFCAQLAERGFEVVRFDNRDAGRSTHPRFRPPSFAAMLAGRFPAQQYGLKDMAADTVGLLDTLGLETAHVAGVSMGGMIAQTVAALSPARVRTLTSIMSTTGARRVGRPALSTWRLMAAKPPKSREEAVERAALMFRHIGSHGFPFDDAWVREAAGTAWDRDPSTGGVGRQLAAILRSGNRTALLRSITAPTLVIHGDRDRMVHPTGGGATARAIPGARLETIPGMGHDLPEGAWPVLLDLIGEHARSSDVTAP from the coding sequence GTGACCGAAGAGATCGCCGACGCCGGCCGGGGCATTTCCCTGGCGTACGAACGGATCGGGGACCGCGGCGCCGAGCCGTTGCTCCTCGTCGCCGGGCTGGGCCAGCAGCTGCACAGCTGGCCGGACGCCTTCTGCGCGCAGCTTGCCGAGCGCGGGTTCGAGGTCGTCCGGTTCGACAACCGCGACGCCGGGCGCTCGACGCACCCCCGCTTCCGGCCGCCGAGCTTCGCCGCGATGCTCGCCGGCCGGTTCCCCGCGCAGCAGTACGGCCTGAAGGACATGGCCGCCGACACCGTCGGCCTGCTCGACACGCTGGGCCTGGAGACCGCCCACGTCGCCGGGGTGTCGATGGGCGGCATGATCGCGCAGACCGTGGCGGCGCTGAGCCCGGCCCGCGTGCGGACGTTGACGTCGATCATGTCGACGACCGGGGCACGTCGGGTCGGCCGTCCGGCGCTCTCGACCTGGCGGCTGATGGCGGCGAAGCCGCCGAAGTCCCGCGAGGAGGCCGTCGAGCGCGCGGCCCTGATGTTCCGCCACATCGGTTCGCACGGCTTCCCGTTCGACGACGCCTGGGTGCGCGAAGCGGCCGGGACGGCCTGGGACCGTGATCCCTCGACCGGCGGCGTGGGCCGCCAGCTCGCCGCGATCCTCCGCTCCGGCAACCGGACCGCCCTGCTGCGGTCGATCACCGCTCCCACGCTGGTGATCCACGGCGACCGCGACCGGATGGTCCACCCCACCGGCGGCGGCGCCACCGCCCGTGCGATCCCCGGCGCCCGGCTCGAAACCATCCCCGGCATGGGCCACGACCTGCCCGAAGGCGCGTGGCCCGTGCTCCTGGACCTGATCGGCGAGCACGCGAGGAGCAGCGATGTCACGGCGCCGTAG
- a CDS encoding SDR family NAD(P)-dependent oxidoreductase translates to MAAVGSVPKRHSITGRPVVITGAASGIGRALATRLSRLGAPVALADVDEDGLKATASALHGRVLTRVLDVRDAADQLRFAGEVREWLPAPLAAVFNNAGVAVTSSALDAVPEDDDWLHDINFRGVVHGTRAFLPILAEQGEGAIVNTSSVFGLLGMPYQSAYCAAKFAVRGFTESLRQELAGSAVRAITVHPGGITTNIARNARVRRDPTGLGRSREEMAAQFEAMTMTSPDKAAAIIHAGVDRGKARILVGPDAYLFDALARVTPTHYNAVLTRLMRRPRRTEAAR, encoded by the coding sequence GTGGCTGCCGTCGGATCGGTACCCAAACGGCACAGCATCACCGGCCGCCCGGTGGTGATCACCGGCGCCGCGTCCGGCATCGGCCGGGCGCTGGCCACCCGGCTGTCCCGGCTCGGCGCGCCGGTGGCCCTCGCCGACGTCGACGAAGACGGGCTGAAGGCCACCGCGTCGGCGCTGCACGGCCGCGTGCTCACGCGGGTGCTCGACGTCCGCGACGCCGCCGACCAGCTCCGGTTCGCCGGCGAGGTGCGGGAGTGGCTCCCGGCGCCGCTGGCCGCGGTCTTCAACAACGCCGGTGTCGCGGTCACCTCGAGCGCGCTCGACGCGGTGCCCGAGGACGACGACTGGCTGCACGACATCAACTTCCGCGGGGTGGTGCACGGGACGCGGGCGTTCCTGCCGATCCTCGCCGAGCAGGGTGAGGGCGCGATCGTCAACACCTCCAGCGTGTTCGGCCTGCTCGGGATGCCGTACCAGAGCGCCTACTGCGCGGCGAAGTTCGCCGTCCGCGGCTTCACCGAGTCGCTGCGGCAGGAGCTGGCCGGCAGCGCGGTCCGCGCGATCACCGTGCACCCGGGCGGCATCACCACGAACATCGCGCGCAACGCCCGGGTGCGCCGCGACCCCACCGGCCTGGGCCGCAGCCGCGAGGAGATGGCCGCGCAGTTCGAGGCCATGACGATGACGTCGCCGGACAAGGCGGCGGCGATCATCCACGCCGGTGTCGACCGCGGCAAGGCGCGGATCCTCGTCGGCCCGGACGCCTACCTGTTCGACGCGCTCGCCCGCGTCACCCCCACCCACTACAACGCCGTGCTCACGCGCCTGATGAGGCGCCCGCGGCGGACGGAGGCCGCGCGATGA
- a CDS encoding DNA polymerase ligase N-terminal domain-containing protein, translated as MRPAFVLHEHWRPRHHFDLRLEEDGVLRSWAVPRGLPPDASGNRLAVAVPDHALDHLAYEDETKKVADTGWWEEHDRTEKRILFTLHGRTESVRYALIRTDRDWLLHRTRDQPGDADAAR; from the coding sequence GTGAGACCGGCTTTCGTGCTGCACGAACACTGGCGCCCGCGGCACCACTTCGACCTCCGGCTGGAGGAGGACGGCGTGCTGCGGTCGTGGGCGGTGCCGCGCGGCCTCCCACCGGATGCGAGCGGCAACCGGCTCGCGGTCGCCGTGCCGGATCACGCGCTGGACCACCTCGCCTACGAGGACGAGACGAAGAAGGTCGCCGACACGGGCTGGTGGGAGGAGCACGACCGGACGGAGAAGCGGATCCTGTTCACCCTCCACGGCCGCACGGAGTCGGTCCGGTACGCGCTGATCCGGACCGACCGGGACTGGCTCCTGCACCGCACCCGAGACCAGCCGGGGGACGCCGATGCCGCGCGCTGA